Proteins from one Mesorhizobium sp. M9A.F.Ca.ET.002.03.1.2 genomic window:
- a CDS encoding TrbC/VirB2 family protein, which produces MRKKLRFLSSTALAFLITAPVYAAGSGMPWEQPLQQILESVQGPVAKIVAVIIIITTGLTLAFGDTAGGFRRLIQIVFGLSIAFAASSFFLSFFSFGGGALV; this is translated from the coding sequence ATGCGCAAGAAGCTTCGCTTTCTTTCGTCCACAGCGCTCGCGTTTCTTATCACGGCCCCCGTTTATGCGGCCGGCTCCGGCATGCCGTGGGAGCAGCCGCTGCAGCAGATCCTGGAGTCGGTGCAGGGACCGGTCGCCAAGATCGTTGCGGTGATCATCATTATCACCACCGGCCTGACGCTTGCCTTCGGCGACACCGCCGGTGGTTTTCGGCGCCTGATTCAGATCGTCTTCGGTCTGTCGATCGCCTTCGCGGCATCGAGCTTCTTCCTCTCCTTCTTCTCCTTCGGTGGTGGGGCGCTCGTCTGA
- a CDS encoding conjugal transfer protein TraG has translation MTPTKLLIGQIAVVCAIVIIGVWTATQWCAQMLTYQTPLGAPWFLFAGWPIYKPWKLFEWWFHFDAYAPEVFDKAGTLAGASGFLGCAAAIAGSLLRARQRGSVTTYGSSRWATTHEVETAGLLRPAGVFLGRLNDRYLRHDGPEHVMAFAPTRSGKGVGLVVPTLLSWTGSAIIHDIKGENWQLTSGWRSKFSYCLLFNPTDPRSARYNPLLEVRKGPDEIRDVQNIADILVDPEGALERRNHWEKTSHSLLVGAILHVLYAEEEKTLARVATFLSDPQRSFAATLQRMTTTNHLGTGHNPQVHPVVASAARELLNKSENERSGVLSTAMSFLGLYRDPTVATATSSCDWRIADLVDGERPLSLYLVVPPSDISRTKPLVRLILNQIGRRLTERLEGDPKKSRKHQLLMMLDEFPALGRLDFFETALAFMAGYGIRSYLIAQSLNQVSKAYGENNAILDNCHVRIAFSSNDERTAKRISDALGTATELRSMRNYAGHRLAPWLSHVMVSRQETARPLLTPGEVMQLPPSDELVLVSGLPPIRAKKLRYYQDQNFTDRVLPAPVLRDGPYADCPASRPDGWTGQVCSVDSRLAADDESADAPVEDEGGVQQQRHPSLPVEDVVVSQEPDQADLLKPADDDSEALADKRVMDRISTAARAYGINEGRGDDKDVIPGF, from the coding sequence ATGACACCTACGAAGCTACTGATCGGGCAGATCGCCGTTGTGTGCGCAATTGTCATTATCGGCGTATGGACGGCAACCCAATGGTGCGCTCAAATGCTGACCTACCAGACGCCTCTCGGCGCACCATGGTTTCTCTTCGCCGGCTGGCCAATCTACAAGCCGTGGAAGCTGTTTGAATGGTGGTTCCACTTCGATGCTTATGCGCCGGAGGTCTTCGACAAAGCCGGTACGCTTGCAGGCGCCAGCGGATTCCTGGGCTGTGCCGCCGCAATCGCTGGCTCGCTTTTGCGCGCGCGACAGCGCGGGTCGGTTACGACCTATGGGTCTTCACGGTGGGCCACGACTCATGAGGTCGAGACGGCAGGGTTGTTACGGCCGGCGGGCGTTTTCCTCGGTAGGCTGAACGATCGCTATCTGCGCCATGACGGCCCGGAGCACGTCATGGCATTTGCGCCGACGCGTTCGGGCAAGGGCGTGGGGCTGGTTGTTCCAACGCTACTTTCCTGGACCGGGTCTGCCATCATTCATGATATAAAAGGCGAAAATTGGCAGTTGACCTCCGGCTGGCGGTCGAAATTCTCGTACTGCCTTCTGTTCAATCCGACCGACCCGAGATCGGCACGCTACAACCCGCTGCTGGAGGTACGCAAAGGCCCAGATGAGATCCGAGACGTTCAAAACATCGCCGACATCCTCGTCGATCCCGAGGGCGCGCTGGAGCGACGGAACCACTGGGAGAAGACCAGCCATTCACTCCTAGTTGGCGCCATTTTGCACGTGCTCTACGCTGAAGAGGAAAAGACGCTGGCCCGCGTCGCCACCTTCCTGTCGGACCCGCAACGCTCGTTTGCCGCAACGCTACAGCGGATGACGACGACAAACCATCTCGGGACGGGGCATAACCCTCAGGTCCATCCCGTAGTGGCCTCGGCGGCTCGCGAACTCCTGAACAAGTCGGAGAACGAGCGCTCAGGCGTCCTCTCGACCGCCATGTCCTTTCTCGGGCTTTATCGTGATCCAACGGTCGCGACGGCCACTTCGTCCTGCGACTGGCGCATCGCTGACCTAGTGGATGGAGAGCGACCGCTGTCGCTCTATCTGGTCGTGCCGCCTTCGGATATCTCGCGCACCAAGCCTTTGGTGCGACTGATCTTGAACCAGATCGGCAGGCGGTTGACGGAGCGCCTGGAGGGGGACCCGAAGAAGAGCCGTAAGCATCAACTGCTCATGATGCTGGACGAGTTTCCGGCGCTCGGTCGCCTCGACTTCTTCGAGACGGCGCTCGCCTTCATGGCAGGTTATGGCATTCGCTCCTATCTGATCGCACAATCTTTGAACCAGGTTTCAAAGGCCTATGGCGAGAACAATGCTATTCTCGACAATTGCCACGTGCGAATTGCCTTTTCCTCCAATGACGAACGCACGGCCAAGCGCATCTCGGATGCCCTCGGCACCGCAACCGAACTTAGGTCGATGCGCAACTATGCGGGCCATCGGCTTGCGCCCTGGCTTTCGCATGTCATGGTGAGCCGCCAGGAAACCGCGCGCCCGCTCCTGACGCCAGGCGAGGTGATGCAATTGCCGCCGTCAGACGAATTGGTCCTGGTTTCTGGGTTGCCGCCGATCCGCGCCAAGAAGCTGCGCTATTATCAGGATCAGAATTTCACAGACCGGGTGCTGCCTGCGCCGGTGCTGCGCGACGGTCCCTATGCGGACTGCCCTGCATCACGCCCGGACGGCTGGACTGGACAAGTGTGCAGCGTCGATAGCCGACTTGCTGCGGACGACGAAAGCGCCGACGCGCCAGTTGAAGACGAGGGAGGCGTTCAGCAGCAACGCCATCCAAGCCTGCCCGTAGAAGACGTTGTTGTCTCTCAAGAGCCCGATCAGGCCGATCTGTTGAAGCCCGCAGACGATGACAGCGAAGCGCTCGCGGACAAGCGTGTCATGGATCGGATTTCCACTGCGGCCCGCGCCTACGGTATCAACGAGGGCAGGGGCGACGACAAGGATGTCATTCCCGGCTTCTGA
- the trbB gene encoding P-type conjugative transfer ATPase TrbB, which produces MSSHPEADHRRRVMLRTALGPAITEALADPSVIEVMVNPDGALRLDRLGEGRVNTGVHLHPSEAERIIRLVASHVRVEAHADNPIVSAELPSGERFEGLLPPVVLAPCFAIRKPAAKLYTLADYVADRIMLPLQVDVLKRAVRERRNILVAGGTSSGKTTLANALLAEVAECDERVILIEDTRELQCAARDCVALRTRRGSVTLADLVRSTLRLRPDRIIVGEVRGAEALDMLKAWNTGHPGGIATVHANSARSALYRIEQLAQEAVVTVPRRLIADAVDLLVFIAGRGSSRHIDAIAEVTGLDGSGDYAVAPLTLSQLQQL; this is translated from the coding sequence ATGAGCTCTCATCCCGAGGCCGACCACCGGCGGCGTGTCATGCTGCGCACCGCCCTGGGTCCGGCAATCACCGAAGCCCTTGCCGATCCGTCCGTCATCGAGGTGATGGTCAATCCCGACGGTGCGCTGCGGCTCGACCGGCTGGGCGAGGGCCGAGTCAATACGGGCGTGCATCTGCACCCGTCCGAGGCGGAACGCATCATCCGCCTGGTCGCCTCCCATGTGCGGGTCGAGGCGCACGCGGACAATCCGATTGTCAGTGCCGAACTGCCGTCGGGCGAGCGCTTCGAGGGTCTGCTGCCGCCGGTCGTGCTCGCGCCATGCTTTGCCATCCGTAAACCAGCGGCAAAGCTCTACACGCTGGCCGACTATGTCGCGGACCGGATCATGCTGCCGCTGCAGGTCGATGTGCTCAAGAGGGCAGTCCGCGAGCGGCGCAACATCCTGGTCGCCGGCGGCACGTCTTCGGGCAAGACAACCCTTGCCAATGCGCTGCTGGCGGAGGTCGCAGAATGCGACGAGCGGGTGATCCTCATCGAGGACACGCGCGAACTGCAGTGCGCGGCCAGGGACTGCGTTGCCCTGAGAACGAGGCGGGGCTCGGTCACCCTTGCCGATCTCGTGCGCTCAACGCTGCGGCTCAGGCCCGACCGCATCATCGTCGGCGAAGTAAGAGGTGCGGAAGCACTCGACATGCTGAAGGCATGGAACACCGGGCACCCCGGCGGCATCGCCACGGTTCACGCCAATTCGGCGCGCTCCGCACTCTACCGTATCGAGCAGCTCGCACAGGAAGCAGTCGTCACCGTTCCCCGCCGCCTCATCGCCGATGCCGTCGACCTGCTCGTCTTCATCGCCGGCCGCGGCTCGTCGCGCCACATCGACGCAATCGCCGAGGTCACCGGTCTCGACGGCAGCGGCGATTACGCCGTTGCCCCGCTCACGCTTTCGCAACTCCAGCAGCTTTGA
- a CDS encoding E2 ligase fold family C protein, translated as MAFANFIDRAATAASQVLADFHLGDFKAALEKQVVAVAFDHQAASCAEGQATLDLAVRLLARLYPVLAILPLDSAASSQAQALERLAKSINPKVGIRRSGKSATVCVVAGVTRPSLRCPIFFVGSDGWAAKLSRTDPVGSGPSLLPYGAGAASCFGAANVFRTIFAAQLTGAELDETIDLSLCSYDKTKAGEAGPIDFPVDLGETHLVGLGAIGHGSLWALARQPDLKGRLHVIDHEAIELSNLQRYALAGQAEIGMSKAVLAATALRSTALEVEAHPLTWAEYVARRGNWVFDQVGVALDTAADRLAVQGALPRWIANAWTQEHDLGISRHGFDDGQACLCCMYLPSGKSKDEHQLIAEELGIPEAHEQVKTLLQTNAGVPNDFVVRVATAMAVPFEPLAPFVGQPLRSFYQQAICGGLVFQLSEGSRRVRTVVPMAFQSVLAGIMLAADLVKHSAGFPMSPTTSTRVNLLRPLGSHLHDPKAKDSSGRCICSDDDFIAAYRRKYGEPVDQVSDVSAA; from the coding sequence ATGGCATTCGCTAACTTCATCGATCGCGCCGCCACGGCGGCATCTCAGGTCCTGGCCGATTTTCATCTGGGAGACTTCAAAGCAGCTCTTGAAAAGCAGGTCGTGGCAGTCGCCTTCGACCATCAGGCCGCTTCCTGCGCCGAAGGCCAGGCGACATTAGATCTTGCGGTGAGATTGCTCGCTAGGCTCTACCCGGTTCTGGCGATACTCCCGCTGGACAGCGCGGCGAGCTCTCAAGCCCAAGCGCTGGAGCGCTTGGCAAAGTCGATCAATCCAAAAGTCGGCATCCGGCGTTCCGGCAAGTCTGCCACCGTCTGCGTCGTTGCAGGGGTAACGCGCCCATCACTCCGGTGCCCGATCTTTTTCGTGGGATCGGACGGTTGGGCGGCAAAGCTGTCGCGTACGGACCCGGTGGGCTCTGGCCCAAGTCTGCTGCCTTATGGAGCTGGCGCCGCCAGTTGCTTCGGCGCCGCCAACGTCTTTCGAACTATCTTCGCCGCCCAGTTGACCGGCGCCGAGTTGGACGAAACCATCGACCTCTCGCTATGCAGCTACGACAAGACCAAAGCCGGGGAGGCTGGCCCGATCGACTTTCCAGTCGACCTTGGCGAAACCCACCTCGTTGGGCTCGGTGCGATAGGCCATGGCTCGCTTTGGGCGCTAGCGAGACAACCCGATCTCAAGGGTCGTCTGCATGTAATCGATCACGAAGCGATCGAACTCTCAAACCTGCAGCGCTACGCATTGGCCGGCCAGGCGGAGATTGGTATGTCCAAGGCGGTTCTTGCAGCCACCGCCCTTAGATCGACTGCCCTTGAGGTCGAGGCGCACCCTCTGACGTGGGCAGAATATGTTGCGCGCCGGGGCAATTGGGTCTTCGACCAAGTGGGTGTGGCGCTTGACACCGCCGCCGACCGTCTGGCTGTCCAAGGTGCACTGCCGCGATGGATCGCAAACGCTTGGACGCAGGAGCACGATCTCGGTATCTCCCGGCATGGTTTCGATGACGGCCAGGCTTGCCTTTGTTGCATGTACCTGCCATCCGGAAAATCCAAGGACGAGCACCAGCTGATTGCCGAGGAACTCGGAATACCGGAAGCACACGAGCAGGTGAAAACGCTCCTGCAGACCAATGCCGGAGTTCCCAACGACTTTGTAGTTCGCGTGGCTACAGCGATGGCTGTGCCGTTTGAACCGCTAGCCCCGTTTGTCGGCCAGCCCCTGCGCTCCTTTTATCAGCAGGCTATCTGCGGCGGTCTGGTGTTCCAGCTTAGCGAAGGAAGTCGCCGCGTTCGAACTGTCGTTCCGATGGCCTTTCAGTCGGTGCTTGCCGGGATTATGCTTGCCGCGGATTTGGTCAAACATAGTGCGGGGTTTCCCATGAGCCCGACGACGAGCACTCGGGTGAATCTTCTGCGCCCCCTTGGCTCTCACTTGCACGATCCGAAGGCCAAGGACTCCAGCGGCCGCTGCATCTGTAGCGACGACGATTTCATTGCCGCTTACAGGCGCAAATACGGCGAGCCCGTTGATCAGGTAAGCGATGTCTCGGCCGCCTAA
- a CDS encoding Ulp1 family isopeptidase: MGELQAADELMGAPGEEVLVNGSHGKGELRPTKRQRIQSNLQHAVTERQPGEVGNSGARVMMQLPTHQVGTSEREAQLVMQGDEHEYTPAPHLDGSMPSTVQPDRPIVVPDGADKRPVYSNDATAIEGLKSALLAGKARPDTVTRSTNSLFGFSRWLFQNNKPGLAARLYHPSLSQDLEEYESRGGSSTVAGALRQLMKSMGGAGPIVGRAVLNPHPDDAALTRHFRSASGYATALNHFSHYLRQNDKLGIAGRIYDKSLDKDVESYKAASSNGGAPIESALVYLRKNPPRVILGNHLENAVSMEARPRGDAAQHTAPQQGFDWPEELLPVGYKEGTDLPLSLAPTAHQHQAPDFGEAVPHLNWRHGDQGAPEELVAARDRSSPLPSEAVPHKSGRGLATQPRLWAEKSASPELFRRRAEQALPASARGVETSSAVDEAAQAARQALAWLQQEMEGIEPMQDPHKVATPECEAQLVRQRDEHESTPAPHPGGGGSMPSTVQPDRPIVVPDGADKRPVYSNDATAIEGLRAAFHAGKAKANTVTYNVNSLFGFSRWLLQNNKPGFAARLYHSSLDQDLKEYESTGGSSTVAGALRYLKKSTGGAQIMARPVVIPYPDDAELIRNYRAASTKEYLAAPATGRNPDTVGGYTNFLRHFSQYLRQNNKLGIAARIHDKSLDKDVESFKAVSYGNRLSISSALAHLRDILPRIVLGRETVLSAHPADAVTRRVGAAAEAGPAAPARAPQPASPATARLPGTYRGLPLVDVTTLTTSSSGAQIGSLDPTAPSNVATGRVLGAAEWLSDAHIQRDYNLLEGQLQGINPALAARTRLVDPSVSHLLRHTSPQDARGILQSIYNQNNATADFLFLPVNNGTATSPGTHWSLLLVDRRDPERRFAYHYDSLQREGYNDVPAKQLAGLLNATLAPAPMARQTNHYDCGVFVLEGTWALVERLVKGQRPDHEPLPLDNLVADRQALQDRLRRRLPHEEEPRQLLEDEPASPPMMAFEPGELRQLLEDEPASPPMMAFEPGELRQLLEDEPASPPMMAFEPGELRQLLEDEPASPPMMAFQPGELRQLLEDEPASPPMMAFEPGELRQLLEDEPASPPMMAFEPGELRQLLEDEPASTWAQINSTPHARADGVHQPAQAPWLPERRR; the protein is encoded by the coding sequence TTGGGCGAACTGCAGGCGGCGGACGAGTTGATGGGTGCGCCAGGCGAGGAGGTCCTCGTCAATGGCTCGCATGGTAAAGGTGAGTTGAGACCAACGAAGAGGCAGAGGATCCAAAGCAATCTGCAGCATGCTGTCACTGAGCGGCAACCAGGTGAGGTTGGCAACTCAGGCGCTCGCGTGATGATGCAACTCCCCACCCATCAGGTGGGTACATCGGAACGGGAGGCGCAACTTGTGATGCAGGGGGACGAGCACGAATACACCCCAGCACCGCATCTCGACGGGTCGATGCCCTCGACAGTGCAGCCGGATCGTCCAATTGTGGTCCCCGACGGTGCCGACAAGCGTCCTGTTTATTCCAACGATGCCACCGCCATCGAAGGGCTGAAGTCAGCACTCCTTGCGGGTAAAGCCAGGCCGGACACGGTCACTCGCAGCACAAATTCTCTTTTCGGCTTTAGTCGTTGGCTCTTTCAAAACAACAAGCCAGGGCTTGCTGCTCGGCTTTACCATCCGTCGCTGAGCCAGGATCTCGAGGAGTACGAGAGTAGGGGTGGTTCCTCCACCGTGGCTGGCGCACTGCGTCAATTGATGAAGTCGATGGGCGGAGCCGGCCCGATTGTGGGTCGCGCTGTCCTGAACCCCCATCCTGACGACGCCGCGCTCACCAGACATTTCAGATCCGCGAGCGGCTACGCAACTGCTCTTAACCATTTCAGTCATTACCTACGTCAAAATGACAAGCTCGGAATTGCGGGTCGCATTTACGATAAATCGCTGGATAAAGATGTTGAGAGCTACAAGGCCGCCTCCTCTAATGGTGGAGCTCCGATCGAATCTGCGCTGGTTTATCTCCGCAAGAACCCGCCGCGCGTTATACTCGGGAATCATCTGGAAAACGCGGTCAGCATGGAGGCTCGTCCCCGTGGCGACGCTGCTCAGCATACCGCACCACAGCAGGGATTCGATTGGCCAGAGGAGCTCCTGCCGGTAGGTTATAAGGAGGGCACCGATCTACCATTGTCTCTCGCCCCAACCGCGCACCAACACCAAGCGCCCGACTTTGGAGAGGCCGTCCCTCACTTGAACTGGCGCCACGGCGACCAGGGCGCCCCGGAGGAGCTGGTAGCTGCACGGGACAGGAGCAGCCCGCTGCCAAGCGAGGCGGTGCCACATAAATCTGGACGGGGACTCGCTACGCAGCCCAGATTGTGGGCGGAGAAATCCGCCTCGCCAGAGCTCTTTCGACGGCGGGCGGAGCAGGCTCTGCCGGCGTCCGCCAGAGGTGTGGAGACATCCTCCGCGGTTGATGAAGCCGCGCAGGCCGCTCGCCAAGCTTTGGCTTGGTTGCAGCAGGAGATGGAGGGGATCGAACCGATGCAGGATCCTCATAAGGTGGCTACACCGGAATGTGAGGCGCAGCTCGTCAGGCAGAGGGATGAGCACGAATCCACCCCAGCACCGCATCCCGGAGGTGGTGGGTCGATGCCCTCGACAGTGCAGCCGGATCGTCCAATTGTAGTCCCCGACGGTGCCGACAAGCGTCCTGTCTATTCCAACGATGCGACCGCTATCGAAGGGCTGAGGGCAGCATTCCACGCGGGTAAGGCCAAAGCGAACACGGTCACTTACAATGTAAATTCTCTTTTCGGCTTTAGTCGGTGGCTCCTTCAAAACAACAAGCCAGGGTTTGCTGCTCGGCTTTACCATTCGTCGCTGGATCAGGATCTCAAGGAGTACGAGAGTACGGGTGGTTCCTCCACCGTGGCTGGCGCACTGCGTTACCTCAAGAAGTCGACAGGCGGAGCCCAGATTATGGCTCGCCCTGTCGTGATCCCCTATCCTGACGATGCCGAGCTCATTAGAAATTACAGAGCCGCTTCGACCAAGGAGTACCTGGCAGCGCCTGCGACCGGACGGAATCCAGATACCGTGGGCGGCTATACAAATTTTCTTAGACATTTTAGTCAGTACCTGCGTCAAAATAACAAGCTTGGGATTGCGGCTCGGATTCACGACAAATCGCTGGATAAAGATGTTGAGAGCTTCAAGGCTGTCTCCTATGGTAATAGGCTAAGTATCAGTTCTGCATTGGCTCACCTCCGGGATATCCTGCCGCGCATTGTGCTCGGGCGCGAAACTGTCCTTTCTGCTCATCCGGCAGACGCAGTCACCAGGCGCGTTGGGGCCGCTGCTGAAGCTGGGCCAGCGGCACCGGCAAGAGCTCCCCAACCCGCCTCGCCAGCAACCGCTAGGCTGCCAGGCACCTACCGCGGCCTTCCACTGGTTGATGTGACCACACTGACTACCAGTTCCTCTGGGGCTCAGATCGGGTCGCTCGATCCGACAGCCCCGTCCAACGTTGCAACGGGGCGGGTGCTCGGCGCCGCCGAATGGCTGAGCGACGCCCATATCCAGAGAGATTACAATTTGCTGGAGGGGCAACTGCAGGGGATCAATCCGGCGCTCGCTGCCCGGACTCGGCTGGTGGATCCTTCCGTATCCCATCTACTGCGACACACGTCGCCGCAAGACGCTCGAGGCATATTGCAGTCCATCTATAATCAAAACAACGCCACAGCCGACTTCCTGTTCTTGCCAGTGAATAATGGCACGGCTACTAGCCCCGGCACCCATTGGTCGCTGCTGCTCGTTGATCGCCGCGACCCGGAAAGGCGGTTCGCCTATCACTACGACTCCCTCCAGCGAGAGGGATATAACGACGTGCCTGCAAAACAGCTCGCAGGACTGCTGAATGCCACCTTGGCGCCAGCCCCCATGGCCAGACAGACGAACCATTATGATTGCGGCGTATTTGTCCTGGAGGGCACGTGGGCGCTGGTTGAACGATTGGTGAAAGGGCAGCGGCCAGACCACGAGCCGCTGCCCCTCGACAACCTCGTTGCCGATCGGCAGGCGCTGCAAGACCGGCTAAGGAGGCGCTTGCCGCACGAGGAAGAGCCGCGGCAGCTGCTGGAGGATGAACCCGCCTCCCCACCGATGATGGCATTCGAGCCAGGGGAACTGCGGCAACTGTTGGAAGACGAGCCTGCCTCCCCACCAATGATGGCGTTCGAGCCAGGGGAACTGCGGCAACTGTTGGAGGACGAACCTGCCTCCCCACCAATGATGGCGTTCGAGCCAGGGGAACTGCGGCAACTGTTGGAGGACGAGCCTGCCTCCCCACCAATGATGGCGTTCCAGCCAGGGGAACTGCGGCAGCTGTTGGAGGATGAACCCGCTTCCCCACCGATGATGGCGTTCGAGCCAGGGGAACTGCGGCAACTGTTGGAGGATGAACCCGCTTCCCCACCGATGATGGCGTTCGAGCCAGGGGAACTGCGGCAACTGTTGGAAGACGAGCCTGCCTCCACTTGGGCACAAATCAATTCGACCCCACATGCGCGAGCGGACGGTGTTCATCAGCCAGCCCAGGCGCCGTGGCTCCCTGAACGCAGAAGATAA
- a CDS encoding Mov34/MPN/PAD-1 family protein, with translation MTGLRDVTIVTLPRGCISTTHGHLRSVGREGNEGMALWVGVQEDRHFAVTETVIPAQRHIRTNDGVCVIVAAEELHRLNVWLYKSGLKLLAQIHSHPGRAYHSTTDDAYAVATTVGCLSLVVPNFAREPFDFARVAAYRLDEKAKWNALPPAALSRMIMISS, from the coding sequence ATGACTGGTTTGAGAGATGTAACGATCGTGACTCTCCCGCGCGGCTGCATCTCGACCACGCATGGGCATCTGCGCTCAGTTGGTCGCGAGGGCAATGAGGGGATGGCACTTTGGGTCGGCGTTCAGGAAGACCGGCACTTTGCCGTAACAGAGACGGTTATCCCGGCGCAGCGTCACATTCGAACAAACGATGGCGTTTGCGTGATCGTTGCGGCCGAAGAACTGCACCGGCTCAATGTCTGGCTCTACAAAAGCGGCCTGAAACTCTTGGCCCAGATTCACAGCCATCCGGGCCGCGCCTACCATTCGACGACGGACGACGCTTATGCGGTTGCTACCACGGTTGGGTGTCTGTCGCTGGTGGTGCCGAATTTCGCCCGCGAGCCTTTCGATTTTGCTCGGGTCGCCGCCTATCGGCTTGACGAAAAGGCCAAATGGAATGCGCTCCCTCCCGCGGCACTGTCGCGAATGATCATGATATCGAGTTGA
- a CDS encoding VirB3 family type IV secretion system protein, producing MAAGEQHIEGFAVPVHRALTEPILLGGAPRAVAILNGTVAAAIGFGLQQWIAGLVLWIAGHSLAVFAARRDPDFASVLVRHLRLKGWLAC from the coding sequence ATGGCCGCCGGGGAGCAGCATATCGAGGGCTTCGCAGTACCGGTCCACCGGGCGCTGACCGAGCCGATCCTGCTCGGCGGGGCTCCGCGCGCGGTGGCGATCCTCAACGGTACAGTGGCCGCGGCCATTGGCTTCGGCTTGCAGCAATGGATTGCTGGTCTGGTGCTTTGGATCGCGGGCCACTCGTTAGCGGTCTTTGCCGCAAGACGCGATCCGGACTTCGCCAGCGTGCTTGTGCGCCACCTTCGTCTGAAGGGGTGGCTTGCATGCTGA
- a CDS encoding DUF2604 domain-containing protein — translation MSKDSGKGDNHGGGPGKIEITVVVNGQPTQVEANPNQPLHVIRTKALENTQNVAQPAENWEFKDEAGNLLDVDKKLGDFGFPNTVTLFLSLKAGVAGA, via the coding sequence ATGTCGAAGGATTCGGGTAAGGGCGATAATCACGGCGGCGGACCGGGCAAGATCGAGATCACGGTGGTGGTGAACGGCCAGCCCACGCAGGTCGAAGCCAATCCCAACCAGCCGCTTCACGTCATTCGTACCAAAGCCCTTGAGAACACGCAGAATGTCGCCCAACCAGCCGAGAATTGGGAATTCAAGGATGAGGCCGGCAACTTGCTCGACGTCGACAAGAAGCTTGGCGATTTCGGTTTCCCGAATACTGTGACCCTGTTCCTCAGCCTGAAGGCGGGCGTCGCAGGTGCCTAA
- a CDS encoding putative metal-binding protein, with amino-acid sequence MPKPQSVDPEVSRAKFDREIGRFRPYADVYRAQGCFLIEATFPRAFFIFASPKLKPRVVSAASEVDFTDYDLRPPSVVFVDPFTRDPIARKDLYLKMLRRPPLPGTPPEMIGALIQQNAVPLTDFIQANSPEDEPFLCMAGVREYHDNPAHSGDPWLLHRGSGEGCLAFILDKIIKYGIVPIEQLQIQLQPTIVGMVVSPQAIQE; translated from the coding sequence GTGCCTAAACCCCAAAGTGTGGATCCGGAGGTCTCCCGAGCGAAGTTTGATCGGGAGATCGGCCGGTTCCGGCCATATGCTGATGTCTATCGGGCTCAGGGCTGCTTCTTGATCGAGGCGACTTTTCCGCGCGCTTTCTTCATTTTCGCCAGCCCCAAGTTAAAGCCACGGGTGGTCAGCGCAGCGAGCGAGGTCGACTTCACCGACTACGACTTAAGACCACCGTCCGTGGTCTTCGTCGATCCGTTTACGCGTGATCCGATTGCCCGGAAAGATCTATACCTGAAAATGCTTAGACGTCCGCCGCTGCCCGGAACGCCGCCGGAGATGATAGGAGCTCTCATCCAGCAGAACGCCGTGCCGCTGACGGACTTCATCCAGGCCAACAGTCCCGAGGACGAACCATTCCTGTGCATGGCGGGCGTCCGGGAATACCACGACAATCCAGCCCATTCAGGTGATCCATGGCTACTTCATCGGGGTTCTGGCGAAGGCTGTTTGGCCTTCATCCTGGACAAGATCATCAAGTACGGAATCGTTCCTATAGAGCAGTTGCAGATTCAACTCCAACCGACAATCGTAGGAATGGTGGTATCCCCTCAGGCGATACAAGAATGA
- a CDS encoding CopG family transcriptional regulator yields MKPHRIRHQFLLEPELSEKLDNLSRDPSTTKSAIVAKAVEAFIERRGENEFDRRYGVRLDRLSRDLAHVRRDAEVILESLALFIRFSITLHAHTPVPDRATQAIAQERFDKFVEQVGRQIASGKRSLSKDNGGGGEG; encoded by the coding sequence ATGAAGCCCCACCGCATTCGCCATCAGTTTCTGCTTGAGCCGGAGCTCAGCGAGAAACTGGACAACCTCAGTCGCGATCCGTCAACGACCAAATCAGCGATCGTGGCGAAGGCGGTCGAGGCGTTCATCGAGCGGCGTGGCGAGAACGAGTTCGATCGGCGCTACGGCGTAAGGCTTGACCGGCTCTCCCGCGACCTTGCCCACGTCAGGCGCGATGCCGAGGTGATCCTGGAGAGTCTGGCGCTCTTCATCCGCTTTTCGATCACGCTTCATGCCCACACGCCTGTGCCGGACAGGGCGACCCAGGCGATTGCCCAGGAGCGTTTTGACAAATTCGTTGAGCAGGTCGGCCGCCAGATCGCTTCCGGCAAAAGGTCGCTTAGCAAAGACAATGGTGGGGGAGGGGAAGGATGA